The DNA region TCAGGTCATCGGGGCTGCCATTCGCCGAGACCTCACCATGCGAAATGATGACGATCTGATCACATAAGACAGCCACCTCTTGCATAATGTGACTCGTGAATAGCACGCACTTCCCATCATCCCGCAGCCGCTGAATGAACTGACGCATGGCGCGCGTGCTCATCACATCCAGTCCGTTCGTCGGTTCATCGAGCAGAACATTTTTTGGGTTATGCACCAGAGTGCGGGCAATCGCAACCTTAAGTCTCTCTCCGGTGGAAAATCCCTCCGTCTTACGGTCTGCAATGGATTGCATGTCAAGCAGGATCAAAAGAGAGTCGATCTGTTTTTCGAGCGCCTCCCCCTCCAAGCCGTGCAAACGCCCGTAGTAGCGGATATTCTCGCGGCTCGTCAGGCGCG from Anaerolineales bacterium includes:
- a CDS encoding ATP-binding cassette domain-containing protein, translated to MIQVQGLSKSFGSVKAVQNVSFSAPDGQITGLLGPNGAGKSTTLRMLYTLLKPDEGTAKVDGFDVRESPLEVQRRIGVLADARGLYPRLTSRENIRYYGRLHGLEGEALEKQIDSLLILLDMQSIADRKTEGFSTGERLKVAIARTLVHNPKNVLLDEPTNGLDVMSTRAMRQFIQRLRDDGKCVLFTSHIMQEVAVLCDQIVIISHGEVSANGSPDDLRRQTGRENLEDAFVAVIGSEEGLE